The segment AAGTGTGGACACCAAAATTGAACTCAGGAGTCCATTGCTGGTCTCATTAATTCCATATTCAGAAATAATACTACCTTTCTCTCATTCTACTTGATATGTCCCTGATAGAACAGCCAAAGATCACAGCAGCCTTCTTAACTACAGCAttgcactggaagctcatgttcttCTGGCTATCACATGACCCCTTAATGCTTATCAGAGTCACTGCATTCTAGGATATAGTTTCCCATCATAAGTGTGACCTAGTCTTTTTTCCTAGATGGATAACCTTGCATTTGGTGGTATTAACACAtgttcaaatgagcccacctTACCAAGCAATTGAGATCACTCTGCATAATTGACCCGTCTCCctcattatttaccccttcaccaacttgtgtgtcatctgcaaattttaccaccaaTGATCTTATTCTTCTTTCAGATCATCCATACAGACATTGAACGACAGTGGGCCAATAACAGATTGCCATGGAAAACTATTAGCAATGCTCCCTTTGGATGATGATTTGCcagttacaattacattttgagacttagCAATTAATATAAATTACCTGATTTTGTATATAGTActaatttttaatcagaatgtcacaCAGGACTACATAAAATGGCTTACAGAAGTcttaagtatattatatcaaagATACCTTTAATCAATAAGTTTGTAAACTCATTGAAAATATCAAGTTTGTTTTATGGCAAACAGGCCCTGTCACACCATGTTGCTTGGCATTAGTTATGTTACCATTCTTTACTAATTGCATTCCATATTAGCCTTTCCATGActttgcccaggatcaatgtcaggttAACCTACCCAGGTCATCCCtttaattctttttaaatattgacacgTTTGCCTGTTTCTCTGGCACTTCCACAGTAAGCAACgatttgttaaaaatcaacatCGGGGGTTTTAGAACTTCAACTTCAACAGGATACTTGCAACCAAACTGATCATACAGCACCAACTACTAACTGATGTGGGGGCATTCAAGAGCATTACCTTTAAAAAAGAATAATGGAACTccagggatttttgttttgtggttgtacagcacctaacacaattgAGTCAGTGACCAGAGCTCATAGGTGCTACAGTGACATAAACTAGTCAGAGATGGCAAGAAGCaagcaacaaaaaaataaaacccaaacaaacaaaagtacctTTAGCAAAATTGCAATATATATTTCCAGAGGAAGAATTCTTATCTACTTTTGGTACAGTATCCATAGCACATAGAAGAGAATGTGATTTTACTTCATCTAATTTCATCACAGTGCTTGATTGAATGTTGATTTTCCTGATCATGGAGGTACTATCCACTGGAGTATTTTCAACAGTGCCTGcaattttaaacagatttttagaACCACCACTGGGTTGTGCACTTTATCAGTTTTTTATATGGAAAATTTGACAGTACACATATTCCCCCTACATCAGTAAAGTATGTAAAATATTACATTGTTTATGTATAAAATTAGAATACAATTTTTCATGCATTTAGATTAACTGTTATAAGGGAAGCTGCAATGAGTAAAGGGGGACACTAAATTTAGTGTagtcaattttaaaaaagtatcagaggggtagccgtgttagtctgaatctgtaaaaagcaacagagggtcctgtggcacctttgagactaacagaagtactgggagcataagctttcgtgggtaagaacctcacttcttcagatgcaagacgtaaggttcttacccacgaaagcttatgctcccagtacttctgttagtctcaaaggtgccccaggaccctctgttgaattttaaaaaaggaatttcaGCTACTATACCCTACTCTGGAATCTCCCTGTTAATTTGAGTTTGACAAATACTGtcaaagaaagtaaaaaaaaaaaaaaaaaaataagtgccCCCAAAATTTCCTTAATGAAATCAAGATTGCTTAGTAGTGCTTTGTGCCTGTCCCAAACCTCAAGTCATCTACACTCTGAAAGGAAGTGTAggaaggaaatacaaagttaaagtAAATGACACCCCTGAAACGTAACCCTAACTCTGCTGTCCCTGAGAGATGCCCCAACATGCCAACAACACAATCCTTTGTATCCCCCTTGTTCCAGCCCAAGACCAACCTCTTAATCCCCTTCCCTACCATCCATTCCCACTTATCCCATCTTCCCTTAATGCCACAGTCCTGCTCCACTTCCCCTTCAACGTGTTCTTCCTTACTCCAGAACCCCCCTATAGTCCCTAGATCTGCACCAAAAAAGTTATGAGAATCTGGAAATGTTATGAGCTGTTCATATTAGAGGAGCTGTGTATAAGGAACCTCTTTACCAAGCAACCCTGCAGCTGCTTTCCTTTAATCACACTCAGTTCCATTGGCCATGATGATTACATTACGCTAACTGCTTATTGTAATCTTTCATATTACCTCAATTTAATTAATGCTAATTTCCTTGACAATACTTCTAAAGTAAAATCACAGTCCACATGTGGCTTTTAGAGCACTTTAAAATATCACTCAAAACAGAAATTTTGGTCTCATGGCAAAATTTCCAAAAGGAGCCCCTGCAGAATGAGGCAGTGAGCAAGGAACATACACAACCCACATTCTCTAAAGGCTGCCAAGGGTAGAGCTCTCAGTGCTTGGGTATAGCTATGGTTCAATGATCACAGCATGTCTCCTTGAGCCACTCAATTACTGTGACAATAGTCTGCCTGGAAATTTTTTGATTGGTGGTAAAGGTTTAGTCTTCCTGCACATGCATGTTTTATTCTCTTTGTTTTGAGCTAATCACACTCGAACTCAGAATTCCTAGCTTAATTTTGAATATCTTCAGTATAACCCACCCAAAGGACACTGCGTGCCATGCAATAACTGAGATAAATCCTGAGTGGCTAAACTCAGTTTGGGGATGATTAGAGCCATAGTTTGAGGAGCCCTATGTGTGTGCAAAAAATATTAGAACCagggtgatttttaaaaatgctttaagaaggggaggggggattctGTATCTCAGGAACCCCTTGCTCAAATGACTTCAAATCTGGACCACCAACCCTACCCTGCAACCAAATGAGGCAGAGTAAATTTCAAGAGAATCCAAGTAAGTAAGTGGATTTTAGCATTTAGTAGAGTCCTCTTTTAAACAGAAAACAACATGCACATTTAAGTGAAACCAGAGCTATTGCTCTCCTGTAATTGAAAGATACTGTAATTACTCTATTATAGTAACAATAGTAGGTAAAGAAAGAAGTCTGATTTTTTATAAGCTGATGGTATCCTGTTAAGGTCTTTAATTTTCTATAAAAAAATATTGCCTCCTGATTTCCCTCATCCCCAAAACGCCTTCAAAAACATTTGATTTGGGGAAAATTAAGTGCCACCGAGAAATACATTAACTCAGTTAAAAGGAAATTAAGAAAGTGCACGTTAAAACTACAACTTATCTCATGGGAGAAATGTTGACATTTACAAAAATGCATCATATGAAATTTATTTCAATAACTTAATAgttttaaatgcttttaaaaatttagCTTGTTTAATTGACTAAAACAGTGATAAACCACTActatatagaaaaaaaaattgcaaaatgcTTTCCAGAAAGGTCACTTACTGATAGATTTTTCATTTGATGTAGTATTCTTAGTCTCTTTTTCATTACTGGTTTTCTGTTGCTGGTACACCACAGATCTTTTAGATCGTGGTCTTGTATGGACTGGACTTCCATCATTTTTGCACTGTGAGCTCTTCCTGTATTTTGCTTTACTCCTGTAAGGCACATACAGGCTGTCATCAGAATTCTCTTCTGAATCACTTGCTTCACTGCTGTGTGTTTTGGATTCAGATGTATCCTTTCTTTCATCCACGTCACGGTCACAATCATTCATCTTGTTTTGTCGGAAAGGTGTGATATGGACATTCTCCTCAAACTGAAAATCATAAGCTTTATTGGAGCCAACTGATAAATCCAGTTTCGCTTTGGAAGTTTGTTCTGCCTGGCTTCTCTGTCTTTTTGATCTTGTTCTGGAAGTCTTTTTACTTCCTTCCAATTTTCCTTTTTGTACTTTCTCTCTTCTTGTTTGAGAGTCTTCTCTGCTTTTAAGCTGAATTTGTTTAAGTTTAGGTTCTGCAACTGAGCAGTTCAATTCAGTCAATGTATCTGCCTGATCCAACATTGGCTTCATGTTCATCTTATTTTCATTCAGTTGAGAAAGATTTGGCTCTATATTTTCTATATTACCTTTCTCTAGACTTCCCTCAAGTCTAGTTTCATCCTGTTTACAAAATTCTCTGGTCAAATAAGCCCTTTCTGAATGGTCTAGATTATGCACATGAATTTTCCTGTTTGAACAGTGATGCCTGGTAGATACAGTTTTTGGTAAGGTATTACCAACTTGCCTATCCTCTTCATCTAAAAGAGTATTTTCCAGGTTGGCCTCTAGGTTGTCCAGATGAAAATCAGATCTTTGTCCTTCTGGATAAAAAAGATGATACATGTCAAATTAAATGTTATTGGACCTGGAGGTGTTTAATTTGTTGGCAATTTTAGGCTTTTAACAAAGATGAACAATCTTAGAATTTTCTACAGGCAAGTATGAACCATGACATAAGGGACAACCAAAGTAATCCCTTGAACACAGCCTCAAAAAAGTAATTCATAGCTGGACTTAGACTAtaatatatatagtatataatgccttttgtctggtgaaaaaagtttccctggaacctaacccccccccccatttacattaatacttatggggaaattggattcatttaacatcGTTTTgattaaagtagcatttttcaggaacataactataacgttaagcgaggagttactgtatatgacCTGAGCAGCATACCAGTTTAACTGTACCCAATCAGGGTCAGAATTTTGCAAGAGaaaaatcagaagcaggaaaagAAAGATGATGGTTTAAGGAATCACTTTCAAAATCCTTAATTATGTTTTGAAAGTTACTTTCATCTGCTACTTCAATTTTAGGAGGATGAACCATCGCTAGTTGAACCTGGGTTTAGTTACCTGTGTTTGTTGCCATTTTCTTAACTGAAGTGGTATTTTTAAAGGTCTGCCAGGAATCTGACATAGAATAAGATGCATTGTTTGTATCAGTATTATTCTCTATTTCATTTCCAAGCATTTCGCCTTCTAGGCTAGCATCTGCAACAAGAACACGTGTAGGAAGTCCCCTAGGAACAAGAGTTGGAGTTTATGTATTAATCATACATTTTaagataattatttttatttgattaTTTTAGCAGCTTCCTCCCCTTAATTCCTACTACAAAGATATTTTGTAACAATCTGAAAAAGTATTTCCCACTGCAATTCTGTATGAAACACTAACCCTCTAGTTTGAGAACTACATCAAGGAGGTATGTCtttgaatttaaaattaaactcttGCACATTCTTTAACTTGAAAGTTTTAAGTCCATTTCTACCATCGTATTCTGCTACCAATATGAGAATTTATCTACTTATAAAAGTGATGAGTTTTTTACAATGACTAACACTGGCAAAATGTATCTTTATCTCTAGAAAATGCTTCTGGAAGAGTGGTAACTGGAGTTCGAGTGCTAACTTGGTGATATGTACAGGACTGTGGGTAACTTCATTCTAAAGTCTATTTGTAAACATTTCAGATTGCTCTTGAAAACCTGACTGCTGCATCTTTTCACACTACTATGTCTAATGAACAATTTCTtaaattgaaattattttttgtggATGAAGGAGAAAGGAGTTCTGTTGAAATATAATAAAGATGTAATTATGAACTGGTCTAGTAGTACGTTATGTTGCTATGTAGGGATTCAGGTAGAGTTTCTGAGCTCATGTTGTGCCCTGGGATAACCGATATTGAGTACATTTAGAAGCAGTAGACCTTCTCCCAAGAGCTAAGTGTTGAGCAGAGCAAATGCTTCTAGATGTTCCAAGAGTAGTTTTCCTCAGATCTGGATTTTTGGGGGTGGGAATAGGAAAATTTGGGGCAGATGGTTTTTGGAGAGAAAATCCACTGAGCATCCTGGAAAGACTCCCCACCTCCACAAAAAAGTGACATTTTCATTGGCCAAACATATAAACAGGACTCCAAAAACCAAGATTTTGCTTCAAAACAGGCATTAATGGCAATGTACAGATACATTCTGTCAAACATCACTGCTTATCCCTCATCATTATTTCATGAGCAAACAGAAGGATGCTGATAAGTAGTTACTATAGTAGGCTTTACAAAGAAAAattaatgcattaaaaaaaagcaCTTACAGAGAACCAGCTTGTCTTAAAATACTGGAGTCGTCATCTTCAAGAACTGAGGGATACATCCTCTTGTTCTGTAGTCAGAACAAATCATACTGTGATGAAGTGGTAATATATAGATTGTTACAAAACTCTAGCAGACCTATGAGTTAAAGGAACACCTCGACCttgaaaaatcacatttctgcCTGAAAATGTTGTACATATAGTTACATGTAACACACATTACTATAATTCATAGACATGAGCATAGAATTCCCGGTTTCTTTGCTTTGCATATTTGACAGCTTCTTGTGGATGATTAGTTTCA is part of the Chrysemys picta bellii isolate R12L10 chromosome 2, ASM1138683v2, whole genome shotgun sequence genome and harbors:
- the SGO1 gene encoding shugoshin 1 isoform X1, which encodes MGGEKCLKRSFKDSLDNIKERMKEKRNQKWAKLGKTNQVLPITCKIATNSSVQLKSLQANNRALALALQEEKAKMKEAQDIILHLKKEYQSLKFQIFVLQRKLSSQQVKEPVETRLLILSKIVSKVAKNLLDTADLLGPAQDLCSTDLNKRMYPSVLEDDDSSILRQAGSLGLPTRVLVADASLEGEMLGNEIENNTDTNNASYSMSDSWQTFKNTTSVKKMATNTEGQRSDFHLDNLEANLENTLLDEEDRQVGNTLPKTVSTRHHCSNRKIHVHNLDHSERAYLTREFCKQDETRLEGSLEKGNIENIEPNLSQLNENKMNMKPMLDQADTLTELNCSVAEPKLKQIQLKSREDSQTRREKVQKGKLEGSKKTSRTRSKRQRSQAEQTSKAKLDLSVGSNKAYDFQFEENVHITPFRQNKMNDCDRDVDERKDTSESKTHSSEASDSEENSDDSLYVPYRSKAKYRKSSQCKNDGSPVHTRPRSKRSVVYQQQKTSNEKETKNTTSNEKSISTVENTPVDSTSMIRKINIQSSTVMKLDEVKSHSLLCAMDTVPKVDKNSSSGNIYCNFAKAGKPEASQTSRLHLCDVTNISSSSGTKSRISHPFLCIDEKIGIPSHKRRCTINVNYKEPSISGKLRRGDPFTDMCFLNSPIFKQKKDSKHSSVKKESLSKYNEAFVGCR
- the SGO1 gene encoding shugoshin 1 isoform X2 produces the protein MGGEKCLKRSFKDSLDNIKERMKEKRNQKWAKLGKTNQVLPITCKIATNSSVQLKSLQANNRALALALQEEKAKMKEAQDIILHLKKEYQSLKFQIFVLQRKLSSQQVKEPVENKRMYPSVLEDDDSSILRQAGSLGLPTRVLVADASLEGEMLGNEIENNTDTNNASYSMSDSWQTFKNTTSVKKMATNTEGQRSDFHLDNLEANLENTLLDEEDRQVGNTLPKTVSTRHHCSNRKIHVHNLDHSERAYLTREFCKQDETRLEGSLEKGNIENIEPNLSQLNENKMNMKPMLDQADTLTELNCSVAEPKLKQIQLKSREDSQTRREKVQKGKLEGSKKTSRTRSKRQRSQAEQTSKAKLDLSVGSNKAYDFQFEENVHITPFRQNKMNDCDRDVDERKDTSESKTHSSEASDSEENSDDSLYVPYRSKAKYRKSSQCKNDGSPVHTRPRSKRSVVYQQQKTSNEKETKNTTSNEKSISTVENTPVDSTSMIRKINIQSSTVMKLDEVKSHSLLCAMDTVPKVDKNSSSGNIYCNFAKAGKPEASQTSRLHLCDVTNISSSSGTKSRISHPFLCIDEKIGIPSHKRRCTINVNYKEPSISGKLRRGDPFTDMCFLNSPIFKQKKDSKHSSVKKESLSKYNEAFVGCR